The following proteins are encoded in a genomic region of Thermoflexus hugenholtzii JAD2:
- a CDS encoding SAM-dependent methyltransferase, whose protein sequence is MSHPMGSPVGTDQPNAARVYDYVLGGTHNFEVDRQAAEFMISLVPSTRKWVRMLRAFLQEAVRLLVEEGFDRFLDLGSGLPTQDHIHAVAPHARVIYIDIDPVAVAYSRELLAGNPNVRYLQADMKRPETFLNAPEIRELFGDERRVAIGFNAVSPFFTPEEMRHVMQALYDWAAPGSKMFATFETKAAGKMTPRMAQFLAMFEQMGQPFYFYTLEECQELVRPWRPDHRGFRPLVEWLGLPPDYITEEDREGVDLEFYGVILEK, encoded by the coding sequence ATGAGCCATCCTATGGGGAGCCCGGTGGGGACGGATCAGCCGAACGCCGCCCGCGTGTATGATTACGTGCTGGGCGGGACTCATAACTTCGAGGTGGATCGTCAGGCTGCTGAGTTCATGATCAGCCTCGTTCCCTCTACTCGGAAATGGGTCCGCATGCTCCGGGCTTTTCTCCAGGAGGCGGTGCGTCTTCTAGTTGAGGAAGGTTTCGATCGTTTCCTGGATTTGGGCTCGGGGCTTCCCACCCAAGATCATATTCACGCCGTCGCCCCTCACGCCAGGGTGATCTACATCGATATCGATCCGGTCGCGGTAGCCTACTCCCGGGAGCTGTTAGCTGGCAATCCCAACGTTCGCTATCTGCAAGCGGACATGAAGCGGCCGGAGACTTTCCTGAACGCCCCAGAGATCCGAGAGCTGTTTGGCGATGAGCGCCGTGTGGCCATCGGTTTCAATGCGGTTTCCCCCTTCTTTACTCCGGAGGAGATGCGACATGTAATGCAGGCGCTCTATGACTGGGCTGCCCCCGGAAGTAAGATGTTTGCCACTTTCGAAACCAAGGCTGCTGGTAAGATGACCCCGCGTATGGCTCAGTTCTTAGCCATGTTCGAGCAAATGGGGCAGCCTTTCTATTTTTACACTCTTGAGGAATGCCAGGAGCTGGTCCGTCCCTGGCGGCCGGATCATCGAGGCTTCCGGCCGCTGGTGGAGTGGCTGGGTCTGCCCCCGGACTATATCACCGAGGAGGATCGGGAGGGGGTGGATCTGGAGTTCTACGGGGTGATCCTGGAGAAGTGA
- a CDS encoding GAF domain-containing hybrid sensor histidine kinase/response regulator codes for MEVRAEGAGWLSDELQRLSEALEEQLRQALRRHMMDNLGRMASPRPIPEVARTLRELIVGALRGEPDSQAIARFGEEWGRQGMALSTLIGAFRTARAFLQGAFPQLSGTALEPLHLLEEALAERLVHARQLYLISEHERTARAMMTALEKAQQEAQVLQEVLRTRAEWGERLLRIEEETLPARSREDFFRRLAEALERHMNLPCGVYSQIQEGVYQRVIAVHGELPERLLLPDGLQGEQVEIGEWLLLREEVPEAETREPHLRLALVVSRGGVRDPVIGNILRLLIRIILRGVENAWLLEQTRSALNELSIVLGRQIARRWLTPGRQFGYLYDGARLIPITSPPPSDGPVFPIQIENQTIGFLALPGASDLSEEERRILQEIVDRWSRLLWLASLFEEIHRQTFRLQTTAEIAGAIVRELDPQLVLRRSTQLIYERFGFHHVSLYQYLPERELWVCRGCAGCSDGLAHASQLFGPVGPESLLARVQGSPEPILLHELEGLGEERALFSEQSGSALVLPLYHGGRLWGLLSVEADAPWTFDEGDAQAMAIIGEVVSVALENAMLYEEQKRTAERLRELDRLKTQFIANMSHELRTPLNSIIGFSRVILKGIDGPLTEAQRQDLTAIYNAGQHLLGLINDILDLSKIEAGRMELQFSEVDMREIIRGVMSTAVGLTRDKPIELRQEVPEDLPPVWADPQRARQVLLNLVSNAAKFTDQGFIAVRAWADESFVTIAVQDTGVGIPKEKQEEIFQEFTQVESGTTRRYGGTGLGLAIARRLVELMGGRIWVESEVGKGSTFFFTLPRARPRLAGEPRPGRPVILCIDDDPGVITLYRRYLEKHGFEVVGLTDPREALETARRLRPDAITLDIMMPQKDGWTVLQELKADPQTRAIPVIICSILDERGQGFSLGAAEYLVKPFTEEELLEAIQRVDGRPRPLKVLVIDDSEGDRQLIRRVLENAGGYHVLEAANGPEGVALARRERPDLVILDLMMPEMDGFAVVEALREDPSTRSLPILVLTAKALTEEDRRRLNGRIERLLQKAGADPEALLAEILEVVRRARHPSGAPAES; via the coding sequence ATGGAAGTCAGGGCGGAGGGCGCTGGGTGGCTTTCCGATGAGCTGCAGCGATTGAGCGAGGCCCTGGAGGAGCAGCTCCGCCAGGCGCTGCGGCGTCATATGATGGACAACCTGGGCCGGATGGCCTCGCCCCGTCCCATCCCCGAGGTCGCCCGGACGTTGCGGGAGCTTATCGTCGGCGCCTTGCGGGGCGAACCGGACTCCCAGGCGATCGCCCGTTTCGGGGAGGAATGGGGCCGACAGGGCATGGCCCTTTCCACGCTGATCGGAGCGTTTCGGACGGCCCGTGCCTTCCTGCAGGGAGCTTTCCCTCAGCTGAGCGGGACGGCTCTGGAGCCGCTGCATCTTTTGGAAGAGGCGCTCGCGGAGCGTCTGGTCCACGCCCGCCAGCTTTATCTCATCTCGGAACATGAACGGACCGCGCGGGCGATGATGACCGCGCTGGAGAAGGCCCAGCAGGAGGCCCAGGTCCTCCAAGAGGTTCTCCGCACCCGTGCCGAATGGGGGGAGCGCTTGCTGCGCATTGAGGAGGAGACCCTCCCCGCCCGCAGCCGGGAGGATTTCTTCCGGCGGCTGGCCGAGGCCCTCGAGCGTCACATGAATCTGCCGTGCGGGGTCTACTCTCAGATCCAGGAGGGGGTCTACCAGCGGGTCATAGCGGTCCATGGGGAGTTGCCCGAACGCCTGCTCCTTCCAGATGGCCTCCAGGGAGAACAGGTGGAGATCGGGGAGTGGCTGCTGCTGCGAGAGGAGGTGCCCGAGGCCGAGACGCGGGAGCCTCACCTGCGGCTGGCCCTGGTGGTGAGCCGAGGGGGAGTGCGTGATCCTGTGATCGGCAATATCCTTCGCCTCCTGATACGGATAATTCTGCGGGGTGTGGAGAACGCTTGGCTGCTGGAGCAGACCCGGTCCGCCTTAAACGAGCTGAGCATCGTGCTGGGGCGCCAAATCGCTCGTCGGTGGCTAACCCCCGGCCGGCAGTTCGGTTATCTCTACGACGGAGCGCGGCTGATCCCGATCACTTCTCCCCCGCCATCGGACGGCCCGGTGTTCCCTATCCAAATCGAGAACCAAACGATAGGGTTCCTGGCTCTTCCGGGAGCGTCAGATCTATCCGAGGAAGAACGCCGTATCCTTCAGGAGATCGTGGACCGATGGTCTCGTCTCCTCTGGCTGGCCTCGCTGTTCGAGGAGATCCATCGCCAGACCTTCCGCTTGCAGACCACCGCCGAAATCGCAGGAGCCATCGTCCGAGAGCTGGATCCTCAGCTGGTCCTCCGCCGTTCTACCCAGCTGATCTACGAACGGTTCGGTTTCCATCATGTCAGCCTCTATCAATATCTTCCGGAAAGGGAGCTATGGGTGTGCCGAGGTTGTGCCGGATGTTCCGATGGCCTCGCCCATGCGTCGCAGCTGTTCGGTCCGGTCGGGCCGGAGTCGTTGCTTGCGCGCGTCCAAGGCAGCCCGGAGCCCATCCTGCTTCATGAGCTGGAGGGCCTCGGCGAGGAACGGGCCCTCTTCAGCGAACAATCCGGCTCCGCCCTGGTCCTCCCCCTCTACCACGGCGGGCGCTTGTGGGGTCTGCTATCGGTAGAGGCCGATGCGCCGTGGACCTTCGACGAAGGGGACGCGCAAGCGATGGCGATTATCGGCGAGGTCGTCTCCGTGGCCCTTGAGAACGCCATGCTCTACGAAGAACAGAAGCGCACGGCCGAGCGCCTGCGGGAGCTGGACCGGCTGAAGACGCAGTTCATCGCCAACATGTCTCACGAGCTGCGCACCCCGCTGAACTCCATCATCGGCTTCAGCCGGGTGATCCTCAAGGGGATCGACGGGCCGCTGACGGAGGCCCAGCGCCAGGACCTCACCGCCATCTACAACGCCGGCCAGCATCTGCTGGGCCTGATCAACGACATCCTCGATCTCTCCAAGATCGAGGCCGGTCGGATGGAGCTCCAGTTCTCCGAAGTGGACATGCGAGAGATCATCCGCGGCGTGATGTCCACCGCCGTCGGCCTGACCCGCGACAAGCCCATCGAGCTCCGCCAGGAGGTCCCCGAGGACCTCCCGCCGGTTTGGGCGGATCCTCAGCGGGCCCGTCAGGTGCTGCTCAACCTGGTCTCCAACGCGGCCAAGTTCACCGACCAGGGCTTCATCGCGGTGCGCGCTTGGGCAGACGAATCCTTTGTGACGATCGCCGTGCAGGATACCGGGGTCGGGATCCCGAAGGAGAAACAGGAGGAGATCTTCCAGGAGTTCACCCAGGTGGAGAGTGGGACCACCCGGCGTTACGGCGGGACCGGTCTGGGGTTGGCCATCGCCCGGCGCCTGGTGGAGCTGATGGGCGGGCGCATCTGGGTGGAGAGCGAGGTCGGGAAGGGCTCGACGTTCTTCTTCACGCTCCCCCGGGCCCGGCCGCGGCTTGCGGGCGAACCTCGACCGGGCCGGCCGGTGATCCTCTGCATCGACGACGACCCGGGCGTGATCACCCTATATCGGCGGTATCTGGAGAAGCACGGCTTCGAAGTGGTCGGCCTGACGGATCCCCGGGAGGCCCTGGAGACGGCTCGCCGCCTCCGGCCCGATGCCATCACCCTCGACATCATGATGCCCCAGAAGGACGGATGGACAGTCCTTCAGGAACTCAAGGCCGATCCCCAAACCCGGGCGATCCCGGTGATCATCTGCTCCATCCTTGATGAGCGGGGCCAGGGGTTCAGCCTGGGGGCCGCGGAATATCTGGTCAAGCCCTTCACCGAAGAGGAGCTGCTGGAAGCTATCCAACGGGTGGACGGTCGCCCCCGCCCCCTGAAGGTCCTGGTGATCGATGACTCGGAGGGCGATCGCCAGCTGATCCGCCGGGTTCTGGAGAACGCAGGGGGCTATCATGTTCTGGAAGCGGCGAACGGCCCGGAAGGGGTGGCCCTGGCCCGACGGGAGCGGCCCGACCTGGTGATCCTGGATCTGATGATGCCGGAGATGGACGGGTTCGCCGTGGTGGAGGCGCTGCGGGAGGATCCGTCCACCCGTTCCCTCCCCATTCTGGTGCTCACGGCCAAAGCGCTGACCGAGGAGGACCGCCGGCGGCTCAACGGGCGGATCGAGCGACTGCTCCAGAAAGCGGGTGCGGACCCCGAGGCGCTCCTCGCGGAGATCCTGGAGGTCGTGCGCCGGGCCCGTCATCCATCGGGTGCCCCGGCGGAAAGCTAA